The genomic interval CCATTCCAGATGATGTGGCTAAGCAAGCCAAGATACTCTATTTCAACTACCCCAGCAATCCAACGGCAGCTACAGCTCCACGCGAATTTTTTGAAGATATTGTGGCTTTTGCCCGCAAGCATGAAATTTTGCTGGTGCACGATCTTTGCTACGCGGAACTCGCCTTTGATGGCTACCAACCCACAAGTTTGCTAGAAATCCCAGGCGCGAAGGACATTGGAGTAGAGTTTCACACCATGTCCAAAACCTATAACATGGCGGGTTGGCGTGTGGGCTTCGTCGTTGGCAATCGTCACATTATTCAAGGATTGCGAACCTTAAAAACCAACTTGGACTATGGGATTTTTGCGGCCTTACAATCTGCGGCTGAAACTGCCTTGCAACTGCCCGATGTTTATTTGCATGAAGTTCAAGCTCGCTACCGCACCCGTCGAGATTTCCTGATTCAAGGATTAGAAGAGCTGGGTTGGAGCATTCCTAAAACCCGCGCCACTATGTATCTCTGGGTGCCTTGCCCGCCGGGGCAAAACTCGACTGACTTTGCTCTGTCGGTACTGCAACAAACAGGTGTCGTTGTGACTCCAGGTAATGCTTTTGGACCAGGAGGCGAAGGCTACGTTCGCATTAGCTTGATTGCCGACTGCGATCGCCTTGGAGAAGCTTTACAACGATTGAAGCAAGCTAACATCCGTTACCAAGCTGAAGCTGTGGTGTCTCATTCCGAATGACCTTCTGAACAACCACCCTTTAAAGCATCAATGGGTCTAGTTGCAATTACTAGACCCACGAGAAATTAAAGCACTTGTAATGCTCCTAAATGCTTTGCACTTGTAGTGTGTTTAAGGGCTTTGCATTACAGAGTTGGCGTTGGGTTAAGTCAACAGTTGCATGTCAGCTTCGATGGAGTTAAGGGTTATTTGTACCTGCTCCAGTTGTGCCTGTACCCGTGGTATCAGTACCCGTTGTGCCTGTGCCCGTAGTATCAGTACCCGTTGTGCCTGCTCCAGTTGTGCCTGTACCCGTGGTATCGGTACCCGTTGTAGCAGGTGCATTACCAGACTGGTTGCCCGTGTTGAAATTGCTGGTTGCAGGTGCAGTATTAGTGGTAGTACTTGGAGTGTCTTGGGTAGAAGTTGCGTCATTCCCCGTTTGAGGCTGAGTAGACGTAGGCGCAGGATTGCTGGGCACTGTAACGTTGACATCAGGAGCGGGTGCAGGTGCTACATTCACCGTAGGTGCAGGAGCGGGTGCCTGAGGCGCTGGAGCTTGAGTTTGGGGAACGGGCACCAATCTCTCTCGCTCAATGATTTGAGTCTCCGTTCTCGTAGTTGGGCTAGGAGAGGGTGAGGCAGCAGGAGCGACTGAGCGGTTGGGAACAATAATAGGTGCTACAGGGGCGGGGTCTTCTCGCTGGTTTAGAAAAAACAGGGTGCCAAGAATTAAACCCAATACCGAGGTCGCGATGACCCCAATCAACAGTCCACGAGCTGCATTATCATTGTCACGAACAATCTGATTTTCTTCGCGAAGCTCTCGTTCGGTAACTTGACCACTCACATAACCATCGCGATAAGCAGTAGGGTCATCTACTGTCGGTCTCTGAGTGTGAACGGTATCGGCAGTGCGAGTCACGCGAGTATGAGTGTTTCCTTGAGCGTCTTGATACGTCTCTTGATTCACTTCTGAGTTGCGGGTTTCACGGTCGTCTCGGTTGTACATTTTTATTGCCAGAACGCTTTCAAAACAAAAGGATTTTAGAAAAAGAAAAAAGAGATTTTGGAATCGCTAGAAACTAACAGATGAACTCTAAAATCAGTAGATTCAAATAGTGACTTCTGAAGTTTTGAGTCTAATTTTTTACCAGCTCTACGTGAACTCTGTATACAAAAGATACTTGGTTGAAAGAGATAAACAGTTCTACCTGAGGAGTGGATTATTTACTCTGCCTCTGGGTAGATCTAGACACTCTATTTTTTAGATCTTATTTCTTAGAAAAATTTTAATCTTCTACATCTGCTTGTTTATAGTTTGAGGTCATAAAAAAGTGAAGGCAAACGTTGCCTCCATGTCATTTGAACCTAAATTTTGCCCTGAGGAAGTACGAATTAACGCAGCAAAGCGCTCCACGTAGCAGGCCCAACAATACCGTCTGCTTCTAATTGATACTGACGCTGAGCAGCTTTCACGGCTGTTTGAGTTTCAGATCCAAAAGCACCGTCTACCACACCTTGGAAAAATCCTGCTGCTTGCAAGCGCTCTTGTAATCTGGAAACGGCAGAACCCTGCATGCCCAATCTCAGCACTGGTAGCTCTACGCTAGAGGCAGCAATATCAGTAGAGCTCAAAGAATCACTGGGCTTCACAGAGTTGTTATTGGAACCTGAACTAGCACTAGTCGCAGTGAGAGCGGTTGGGCGGCTAGAGTTCGTGTTGCTTGCAGCAATTTGGGGAACTGGGAAGGCAGCGGCAGAAGTATCCGCAGTGGATAGAGCAGTGGCAGGAGCTGGGCTATTGGTGGTAGCAGCAGTATCGACGGATCGGGCTGTAGGTCTGGTGGTAGATGAAATAACGTTGGAGGCAGGGGGTGGAAAAAGTTGGTTCCAGGTAGCAGTTCCTACAATGCCATCCACCGATAGCCCCGCCGCCGTTTGAAACTGAGAGACGGCGATCGCAGTACTTTCGCCATAAAAGCCATCTACCACTCCAGCATAAAAGCCTAATAGCTTCAAAGTGGCTTGCAATTCTGAAACATCTCGGCCTCGACTACCCAGCCGCAAATTTGCTCGGTTGAGCAGGCTACCTGGCGTTTTAATTAATGTACTTTCTGAGGAGCTTGAGCTTAGCCCTTGGGCAAAGGTTTTTTCTGCTTCGCTAGCTGAAATAAGGAGGCTGAGTAAACTAGCCGTTAACAAGCTGATGGTATTCCAGCGAATAATCTGGCTGCGCATGATGTGGGGAGCGGCTAAACCTTGATCTGGGCTACTTTGCATAGACCTCAATCCTCTGTCAACTCAGTCACCTGCGATCGCAGGCCAAACTCCCCTGAGTTTATCTCATGTCCAATCTGATTTAGCTGTAGCGCTGAAGATCGCCTGAGGCTAAAGATCGCCTGAGAGGAAGATAAAAAACAAAATTGCCCCACTGCATTGTAGTGCTGTAGGGCAAGAGGACAGTTAAGCGCTTTTCATAGTGTCCTTAAATTCCCTCACAATCTTATGCAACCGTGTGACGCTTTTTGCAGTGTCCATCCGGTGGCTTTAGATGGTTTTGAGAATAGGAAGCATAGAAACCTTGCCCAGCGTGCCCTTGGAGCGATCGTATCAAAAACTGTAACTGAATCGTAATGGCTATAAAACTGCTTTAGTCTAGAGATAACAAATCCTCACGCACCACACTAGCAGCCCTCTCAGGCTGCTTTTTTCTTGCAGTTTTTTAGGTGGATAGGCTCCGAGAGCGTGGGGGCAGAGCTGCTGCGCTCACCTGGCTTCACTGAAATTAGACTGTAGCTTACGTGTGCAATGGGTTCTATCATTTACAAGCTCCTAGGTATGATGCCCCTAGATGTAATGGTTGAGAATCCAGCCTAATTCCAAACCAATTAGCGAAACCGTTGACAAGACCCAAAAAGCTTGCCATTGTTGCAGTCCAGCTGTCTGCATGTCTAGTCTGACCAACATGCATGCGGAGATTGTGACCAGAATGTGAATAAAAACATGAGCCATGTAGAGAACTATAGCGGTTAGAGAAGCGCTGCAA from Trichocoleus desertorum ATA4-8-CV12 carries:
- a CDS encoding aspartate aminotransferase, encoding MELDWITPAERLRALPPYVFARLDELKAHARAQGLDLIDLGMGNPDGPTPQPVVDAAIAALQNPANHGYPPFEGTASFRRAITSWYHRRYGVSLDPDGEALPLLGSKEGLAHLAIAYVNPGDVVLVPSPAYPAHFRGPLIAGGKIHNLILKPENDWLIDLAAIPDDVAKQAKILYFNYPSNPTAATAPREFFEDIVAFARKHEILLVHDLCYAELAFDGYQPTSLLEIPGAKDIGVEFHTMSKTYNMAGWRVGFVVGNRHIIQGLRTLKTNLDYGIFAALQSAAETALQLPDVYLHEVQARYRTRRDFLIQGLEELGWSIPKTRATMYLWVPCPPGQNSTDFALSVLQQTGVVVTPGNAFGPGGEGYVRISLIADCDRLGEALQRLKQANIRYQAEAVVSHSE
- a CDS encoding peptidoglycan-binding protein, coding for MQSSPDQGLAAPHIMRSQIIRWNTISLLTASLLSLLISASEAEKTFAQGLSSSSSESTLIKTPGSLLNRANLRLGSRGRDVSELQATLKLLGFYAGVVDGFYGESTAIAVSQFQTAAGLSVDGIVGTATWNQLFPPPASNVISSTTRPTARSVDTAATTNSPAPATALSTADTSAAAFPVPQIAASNTNSSRPTALTATSASSGSNNNSVKPSDSLSSTDIAASSVELPVLRLGMQGSAVSRLQERLQAAGFFQGVVDGAFGSETQTAVKAAQRQYQLEADGIVGPATWSALLR